The DNA region CACAGCCAGATAGAATAGATGATTTTAGGAAGTTTTGGCATGATTGGTTTGAAACTAAAATTCCTGGAGATAAAATCACTGTTTTTATACTAAAAAAAGAAGATAGAGATGAAAAAACAAGTGCAGTTGGTGTAGTACGATTTTGGCAAACTCCTTATTGTAATAATATTTGGTTGGTTGAAGGGTTAGAAGTCAGGAAAAATGAAAGAAGATTAGGTATTGGAGGTGATTTAGTTCAAACGGGGATTAAAGTATTAAAGAATATAGGTGTAAAAAATATATTTGTTCATATCAATAAAAATAACATACCATCTATCAAGTTTCATGAGAATTTAGGATTTATGAAAATAGCAGATGGATGTAATGATAGTTATGGAGATTTTAGAGAAAGCTTAAATAGATACATATTAAATTTATAAAGGGGAGAGATATTTAATGCAAAACATAATTAATGAAATTAATAAAAGATTGGATTCCTTAGACTTTAATAAATTATGGAAAGGTTTTACTAGATATGATTATGCATTATTTGATGATGAAAATGTGTATTTTAACAATGGAGAAGTAATACCTGTTGATAACAGATTTTGGGGCAATACTAGTATTGAGTATGAGGATAGGTATATTGCAATTTGGATGATAAACGGATATATAAACATAGATGTTCTTACTGCATGTATTGTCCATGAGATGTTTCATGCTCA from Abyssisolibacter fermentans includes:
- a CDS encoding GNAT family N-acetyltransferase, encoding MTYNNAMYIRNIIDDKNGKEKGIAYIEKLAQLLADSQPDRIDDFRKFWHDWFETKIPGDKITVFILKKEDRDEKTSAVGVVRFWQTPYCNNIWLVEGLEVRKNERRLGIGGDLVQTGIKVLKNIGVKNIFVHINKNNIPSIKFHENLGFMKIADGCNDSYGDFRESLNRYILNL